Proteins from a single region of Bradyrhizobium diazoefficiens:
- a CDS encoding GNAT family N-acetyltransferase, which yields MTMAAAVQSRTAESPARSKASRITHVDILTDFGQAEPVWRAFEEPGHLFTPYQRFDLLGSWQRSVGERESARPFVVIARDAEQRPLALLPFALRQGHGVRTGCFMGGKHTTFNMGLWNAEFAAEAVAADLDMLFASLRDQVDVLALTQQPKRWHDQLNPFALLPQQSAINGCPLLVMEPGGPPASRISNSFRRRLKSKEKKLQALAGYRYHRATTDGDVTRLLDWFFRVKPARMAEQKLPNVFAEPGVEQFIRSACLAPRGEGRVIDIHALECDDEVIAIFAGVADGERFSMMFNTYTMSEHARYSPGLILMRYIIDRYGERGYRSLDLGIGSDDYKRMFCKDDEDIFDSFVPLTSRGKLAAMAMSSLNVGKRLVKQNQMLFDLARRLRQAFG from the coding sequence ATGACCATGGCTGCGGCGGTGCAAAGCCGAACGGCAGAATCGCCAGCGCGGTCGAAAGCGAGCCGCATCACGCATGTCGATATCCTCACCGATTTCGGCCAGGCTGAGCCGGTGTGGCGCGCCTTCGAAGAGCCAGGCCATCTCTTCACGCCCTATCAGCGCTTCGATCTGCTGGGCTCGTGGCAGCGATCAGTCGGGGAACGCGAAAGCGCTCGTCCCTTCGTCGTGATCGCCCGCGATGCCGAGCAGAGGCCGCTCGCACTGCTTCCGTTTGCGCTGCGCCAAGGCCACGGCGTGCGTACGGGCTGCTTCATGGGCGGCAAGCACACGACCTTCAACATGGGGCTGTGGAACGCCGAGTTCGCAGCAGAGGCTGTCGCCGCCGATCTCGACATGCTGTTCGCCTCCTTACGTGATCAGGTCGACGTTCTCGCGCTGACCCAGCAACCGAAGCGCTGGCATGACCAGTTGAACCCGTTCGCGCTCCTGCCGCAGCAGAGCGCCATCAATGGCTGCCCGCTGCTGGTGATGGAGCCGGGTGGACCGCCTGCATCCCGGATCAGCAATTCCTTCCGCCGCCGGCTGAAGAGCAAGGAGAAAAAGCTCCAGGCACTCGCCGGCTATCGCTATCACCGTGCCACCACGGACGGAGACGTCACCCGCCTGCTCGACTGGTTTTTCCGCGTCAAGCCGGCGCGGATGGCGGAGCAGAAACTTCCGAACGTCTTTGCCGAGCCTGGCGTCGAGCAGTTCATCCGCAGCGCCTGTCTTGCGCCGCGCGGCGAAGGGCGTGTCATCGACATCCATGCGCTCGAATGCGACGACGAAGTGATCGCGATCTTCGCCGGCGTCGCCGACGGCGAGCGCTTCTCGATGATGTTCAACACCTACACCATGTCGGAGCACGCCCGGTACAGCCCGGGCCTGATCCTGATGCGCTACATCATCGACCGCTACGGCGAGCGCGGCTACCGCTCGCTCGACCTCGGCATCGGCTCGGACGACTACAAGCGCATGTTCTGCAAGGACGATGAGGATATCTTCGACAGCTTCGTGCCGCTGACCTCGCGCGGCAAGCTCGCGGCAATGGCGATGTCCTCGCTCAATGTCGGCAAGCGCCTGGTGAAGCAGAACCAGATGCTGTTCGATCTCGCGCGCAGGCTGCGCCAGGCGTTCGGGTAA
- a CDS encoding undecaprenyl-phosphate glucose phosphotransferase, with translation MEPLNARSMLDAATSAAARPAETSFVERRRRLTPAALEVVNQKVARAYSPIVIAGIARAIDFVLLSVIGIAVYVGYVMPLVGFSWIYPAEIIAVAVASVVCFQAADIYQVQLFRGQLRQMTRMISSWSFVFLLFIGISFFAKFGSDMSRLWLAAFYFLGLAALMAERLVLRSLVRSWARQGRLDRRTIIVGSDRNGEELVEALKAQEDSDIHVLGVFDDRNDSRALDTCAGARKLGKVDDIVEFARRTRVDLVLFALPISAETRILEMLKKLWVLPVDIRLSAHTNKLRFRPRSYSYLGEVPTLDVFEAPITDWDLVMKWLFDRIVGSLALLAALPVMALVALAVRLDSPGPILFRQKRFGFNNERIDVYKFRSMYHHQADPTASKVVTKNDPRVTRVGRFIRKTSLDELPQLFNVVFSGNLSLVGPRPHAVQGKLQSRLFDEAVDGYFARHRVKPGITGWAQINGWRGEIDNEEKIQKRVEFDLYYIENWSVLFDLVILLKTPLSLLTKNENAY, from the coding sequence GTGGAACCGCTCAACGCACGCTCGATGCTCGATGCCGCGACCAGCGCCGCGGCCAGGCCGGCTGAGACAAGTTTCGTCGAACGCCGCCGTCGCCTTACGCCGGCCGCACTTGAGGTCGTCAACCAGAAGGTCGCCCGCGCCTATTCGCCGATCGTGATTGCCGGCATCGCACGCGCCATCGATTTCGTGCTGCTGAGCGTGATCGGCATTGCGGTCTATGTCGGCTACGTCATGCCGCTGGTCGGCTTCAGCTGGATCTACCCCGCAGAGATCATCGCCGTCGCGGTCGCTTCCGTGGTCTGCTTCCAGGCCGCGGACATCTATCAGGTGCAGCTGTTCCGCGGTCAGCTCCGGCAGATGACACGGATGATCTCGTCCTGGTCGTTCGTCTTCTTGCTGTTCATCGGCATCTCCTTCTTCGCCAAGTTCGGCAGCGACATGTCGCGGCTGTGGCTTGCCGCCTTCTACTTCCTCGGCCTCGCCGCGCTGATGGCCGAGCGCCTCGTCCTGCGCTCCCTGGTGCGCAGCTGGGCGCGCCAGGGCAGGCTCGATCGCCGCACCATCATTGTCGGCTCCGACCGCAACGGCGAAGAACTCGTTGAGGCGCTGAAGGCGCAGGAGGATTCCGATATCCACGTGCTCGGCGTGTTCGATGACCGCAACGACAGCCGCGCGCTCGACACCTGCGCCGGCGCACGCAAGCTCGGTAAGGTCGACGACATCGTCGAGTTCGCGCGCCGCACGCGCGTCGACCTCGTGCTGTTCGCACTGCCGATCTCGGCGGAGACCCGCATCCTGGAGATGCTGAAGAAGCTCTGGGTGCTGCCGGTCGACATCCGCCTCTCCGCCCACACCAACAAGCTGCGCTTTCGCCCCCGCTCCTATTCCTATCTCGGCGAGGTGCCCACGCTCGACGTGTTCGAGGCGCCGATCACCGACTGGGATCTGGTGATGAAATGGCTGTTCGACCGCATCGTCGGCAGCCTCGCGCTGCTCGCCGCGCTCCCGGTGATGGCGCTGGTAGCGTTGGCGGTGAGGCTCGACAGCCCCGGCCCGATTCTGTTCCGCCAGAAGCGATTTGGCTTCAACAATGAACGCATCGACGTCTACAAGTTCCGCTCGATGTATCACCATCAGGCGGATCCGACGGCCTCGAAGGTCGTGACCAAGAACGATCCGCGCGTCACGCGCGTCGGCCGCTTCATCCGCAAGACCAGCCTCGACGAACTGCCGCAACTCTTCAACGTGGTGTTCTCCGGCAATCTCTCCCTGGTCGGCCCGCGTCCGCATGCGGTGCAGGGCAAGCTCCAGAGCCGGCTGTTCGATGAGGCCGTCGACGGCTATTTCGCCCGCCACCGGGTCAAGCCCGGCATCACCGGTTGGGCCCAGATCAACGGCTGGCGCGGCGAGATCGACAATGAGGAGAAGATCCAAAAGCGCGTCGAGTTCGACCTCTACTACATCGAGAACTGGTCGGTGCTGTTCGACCTCGTCATTCTCCTGAAGACGCCGCTCTCGCTACTGACCAAGAACGAGAACGCGTATTGA
- a CDS encoding DUF2842 domain-containing protein, giving the protein MTIRTRKFLGAILLLVLATVWALLGMALAQMPWIAESGWRQAIYYVVVGMGWVLPAMPIVSWMQRPDRAKSSS; this is encoded by the coding sequence ATGACGATCCGCACCCGCAAGTTCCTCGGCGCCATCCTGCTGCTGGTGCTGGCCACCGTCTGGGCCCTGCTCGGCATGGCGCTGGCGCAGATGCCGTGGATCGCCGAGTCTGGCTGGCGCCAGGCGATCTATTACGTGGTGGTCGGCATGGGCTGGGTGCTGCCGGCGATGCCGATCGTGAGCTGGATGCAGCGGCCCGATCGCGCCAAATCTAGCTCGTAA
- a CDS encoding O-antigen ligase family protein, which yields MAYAATAGGMNVAAPAAPGVLALQRALVWLVCASGAIVFIEPSPYEIATLLATVAFFATGLRLRLVLMPLVLALVLLNIGYTISAIPLLDQSEVASWIATSWYMAVTVVFFAMVTSEDTAARLDMLRRGLVVGAMVASLSAIAGYFNLVPGGHDLLTLYERARGTFKDPNVLGAFLILPALFALQSVVSDKLAKAFRNAIAFGIMSLAILLAFSRAAWGGLILTSAFMLALMVLTSRTNAQRSRIIVMAIVAVVLGLALIAVLLSFDSVAEMFKQRASFDQSYDEGRFGRFGRHILGAQMALDLPFGIGPLQFHRFFPEDTHNSYLNAFMSGGWLSGVCYPALVFTTVITGFRHIFVRVPWQRAYLAVFSAFVGTVGESFVIDTDHWRHFWMMLGAMWGMIAAAQAYKTNDASSA from the coding sequence ATGGCGTATGCGGCGACAGCCGGTGGAATGAACGTAGCCGCACCGGCTGCGCCCGGCGTGCTGGCGCTGCAGCGCGCGCTGGTGTGGCTGGTCTGCGCATCAGGCGCGATCGTCTTCATCGAGCCGAGCCCCTACGAGATCGCGACGCTGCTCGCCACCGTCGCCTTCTTCGCCACCGGCCTTCGCTTGCGGCTCGTGCTGATGCCGCTGGTGCTGGCCCTGGTCCTGCTCAATATCGGCTACACCATCAGCGCGATCCCCCTGCTCGACCAGTCCGAGGTCGCCAGCTGGATCGCGACCTCATGGTACATGGCGGTGACCGTGGTGTTCTTCGCCATGGTGACCTCCGAGGACACGGCGGCGCGACTCGACATGCTGCGCCGCGGCCTCGTGGTCGGCGCGATGGTCGCCTCGCTCTCGGCGATCGCGGGTTATTTCAACCTCGTTCCCGGCGGCCACGATCTCCTGACGCTCTACGAGCGCGCACGCGGCACGTTCAAGGACCCGAACGTGCTCGGCGCCTTCCTGATCCTGCCGGCGCTGTTTGCGCTGCAGAGCGTGGTCTCGGACAAGCTGGCCAAGGCCTTCCGCAACGCTATCGCCTTCGGCATCATGTCATTGGCGATCCTGCTCGCCTTCTCCCGCGCCGCCTGGGGCGGCCTGATCCTGACCTCCGCCTTCATGCTGGCGCTGATGGTGCTGACCAGCCGCACCAACGCGCAGCGCTCGCGCATCATCGTCATGGCCATCGTCGCGGTGGTGCTGGGCCTCGCGCTGATCGCCGTGCTGCTGTCGTTCGATTCCGTCGCCGAGATGTTCAAGCAGCGCGCGAGCTTCGACCAGAGCTATGACGAAGGCCGCTTCGGCCGGTTCGGCCGGCACATCCTCGGTGCGCAGATGGCGCTCGACCTGCCGTTCGGCATCGGCCCCTTGCAATTCCACCGCTTCTTCCCCGAGGACACCCACAATTCCTATCTGAACGCCTTCATGTCCGGCGGCTGGCTCTCCGGCGTGTGCTATCCCGCGCTGGTCTTCACCACCGTGATCACAGGCTTCCGCCACATCTTCGTCCGCGTGCCCTGGCAGCGCGCTTATCTGGCGGTGTTCTCGGCCTTCGTCGGCACCGTCGGCGAGAGTTTTGTGATCGATACCGACCACTGGCGGCACTTCTGGATGATGCTGGGCGCGATGTGGGGCATGATCGCGGCCGCGCAAGCCTACAAGACTAACGACGCTTCTTCAGCTTGA
- a CDS encoding polysaccharide deacetylase family protein, with product MMPDDRWLERLRLELAWFTGQPLLRSRGAGAILRFERVRPRRRVAFQPLRENEITPQFLDRAIRALKRWNYDFLGMDEVCRRAVTLPEKRRFVALTFDGAAKDISRFAYPVFARHAVPFTLYVPTAFPDGVGEAWWLGLEQVIARESRISLMMGDREQRFTVTGNAEKQALFSFVESWLRSLPPADLSAAIADVCARYRVDLAALSREASMDWEDLARLAADPLVTIGSATVNYPVLANMKDAAALREMTMGKAVAEAAFRREIRHLAFPFGDRASFRRNHVVMAEEAGFASAVSTIPGIVDAEGRTNLRALPRISWDGRVRSLRMMRVLVSGVAFAPVKPTGSVTS from the coding sequence TTGATGCCCGACGACAGATGGCTGGAGCGGTTGCGGCTCGAACTGGCCTGGTTCACCGGCCAACCCTTGCTGCGCAGCCGCGGCGCCGGGGCGATCCTGCGCTTCGAGCGCGTGCGGCCACGGCGTAGGGTAGCGTTCCAGCCGCTGCGCGAAAACGAGATCACGCCGCAATTTCTCGATCGTGCCATTCGCGCGCTGAAGCGCTGGAACTATGATTTTCTCGGCATGGACGAGGTCTGCCGGCGGGCGGTGACGCTGCCCGAGAAGCGGCGCTTCGTGGCGCTGACCTTCGACGGCGCCGCTAAGGACATTAGCAGATTTGCTTATCCGGTGTTCGCGCGCCACGCCGTCCCGTTTACGCTCTACGTTCCGACCGCGTTTCCCGATGGCGTCGGAGAGGCCTGGTGGCTCGGGCTGGAACAGGTGATCGCGCGCGAGAGCCGGATCAGCCTGATGATGGGTGACAGGGAGCAGCGCTTCACCGTCACTGGGAACGCCGAGAAGCAGGCGCTGTTTTCATTCGTGGAGAGCTGGCTGCGCTCGCTGCCGCCGGCCGATTTGTCAGCTGCCATCGCCGACGTCTGCGCGCGCTACCGGGTCGATCTCGCTGCGCTTTCGCGCGAGGCCTCGATGGACTGGGAGGATCTGGCCAGGCTCGCGGCCGATCCGCTGGTCACGATCGGCAGCGCGACCGTGAACTATCCCGTTCTCGCCAACATGAAGGACGCGGCCGCGCTGCGCGAGATGACGATGGGCAAGGCAGTCGCCGAAGCAGCCTTCCGCCGCGAGATCCGGCATTTGGCGTTTCCGTTTGGCGATCGCGCGTCGTTTCGGCGCAATCACGTCGTGATGGCGGAGGAGGCCGGCTTTGCCAGCGCCGTGTCGACAATTCCGGGGATCGTGGACGCGGAAGGGCGCACCAATCTGCGCGCGCTACCGCGGATTTCCTGGGACGGCCGGGTGCGCTCGCTGCGCATGATGCGGGTGCTGGTGTCGGGTGTTGCCTTTGCGCCGGTGAAACCGACGGGCAGCGTTACGAGCTAG
- a CDS encoding exopolysaccharide transport family protein: protein MRLAFWRAGKDKAVVERAVSKAKPEAKLETRARVEARPATMAAKQAPAESGDIDLHALGGALAGKRGWIIVPTVLVLVASVAVVNLITPRYKSEARILIDGRENVFLRPNSDRSTEERQALDPEAVTSQVQLVLSRDLAREIIKKNKLAERPEFDPVLQGISPLKSLAALVGIGRDPFSMTPEERVLDAYYDRLQAYAVDKSRVIVVEFQSQDPELAVRIANSIADGYLVLQQNARQDQARNASQWLAGEIENLRKKVSDAEAKVEDFRSKSSLFVGTNNTTLSNQQMGEVNTQLNNARALKADAESKARLIREMLQSGKPIEASEVVNSELMRRLSEQRVTLRAQLAEQSSTLLGNHPRIKELKAQLGDLDNQIRDEAAKISRSLENDARIAGGRVDGLAASLDQLKQQATSTNGQDVQLRALEREAKAQRDLLETYLGKYREASTRESIDSAPAEGRIISRAIVSNTPAYPKKLPIVLIATLATLLLSSGVVVTGELLRQTAPRAVAAFIPAQTQSQAPVRREPIVDPVVEEPAPLQPAMTADADVSEFAEIEQLAERLRVAGAGAKKVAVLGTAPGEAITLSTLTLARQLARDARVVVVDLAASSPTIAAISVDASAPGLAELMQGEASFAQVITRDKLSRLHLVMAGRPGFDRSLLQSPRVTLAIDALLRAYDHVLIDAGGASDLPAELLTANARAVVVPDASMDPDARVLMCEQLKAVGFSEVTMLSRPVQPSDAGEMLPRVVAA, encoded by the coding sequence ATGCGTTTAGCGTTCTGGCGTGCCGGCAAGGACAAGGCCGTCGTTGAGCGGGCCGTTTCGAAGGCCAAGCCCGAAGCCAAGCTCGAGACTAGGGCCCGGGTCGAAGCCAGGCCCGCGACGATGGCTGCGAAGCAGGCGCCAGCCGAATCCGGTGACATCGATCTGCACGCGCTCGGTGGTGCGCTCGCGGGCAAGCGCGGCTGGATCATCGTGCCGACGGTGTTGGTACTCGTCGCATCCGTCGCTGTCGTCAATCTCATCACGCCGCGCTACAAGTCCGAGGCACGTATCCTGATCGACGGTCGCGAGAACGTATTCTTGCGGCCGAACAGTGATCGCAGCACCGAGGAACGGCAGGCGCTCGACCCCGAGGCGGTGACCAGCCAGGTGCAGCTCGTGCTGTCGCGCGATCTTGCCCGCGAGATCATCAAGAAGAACAAGCTTGCCGAGCGCCCCGAATTCGATCCGGTGCTGCAGGGCATTTCGCCGCTGAAGTCGCTTGCGGCGCTGGTCGGCATCGGCCGCGATCCGTTCTCGATGACGCCGGAAGAGCGCGTGCTCGACGCCTATTACGATCGCCTTCAGGCCTACGCCGTCGACAAGTCGCGGGTGATCGTCGTCGAATTCCAGTCGCAGGATCCCGAGCTTGCCGTGCGCATCGCCAATTCGATCGCCGACGGCTATCTCGTGCTTCAGCAGAACGCGCGCCAGGACCAGGCGCGCAACGCCAGCCAGTGGCTTGCGGGCGAGATCGAGAATCTGCGCAAGAAAGTCTCCGACGCCGAAGCCAAGGTCGAGGACTTCCGTTCCAAGTCGAGCCTGTTCGTCGGCACCAACAACACCACGCTGTCGAACCAGCAGATGGGCGAGGTCAACACCCAGCTCAACAATGCGCGTGCGCTGAAGGCGGATGCTGAATCCAAGGCCCGGCTGATCCGCGAGATGCTCCAGAGCGGCAAGCCGATCGAGGCGTCTGAGGTCGTGAATTCCGAACTGATGCGGCGCTTGTCGGAGCAGCGGGTGACACTGCGCGCCCAGCTCGCCGAACAGTCGTCGACGTTGCTCGGCAATCATCCGCGCATCAAGGAATTGAAGGCCCAGCTCGGCGACCTCGACAATCAGATCCGCGACGAGGCGGCCAAGATCTCGCGCTCGCTCGAGAACGACGCGCGGATCGCCGGCGGCCGGGTCGACGGCCTGGCCGCGAGCCTCGATCAGCTCAAGCAGCAGGCGACCTCGACCAACGGTCAGGACGTCCAGCTACGTGCGCTCGAGCGCGAGGCCAAGGCGCAGCGCGACCTGCTCGAGACGTATTTGGGTAAGTATCGCGAGGCCAGCACACGCGAAAGCATCGATTCGGCGCCGGCGGAAGGTCGCATCATCTCGCGCGCCATCGTCTCCAACACGCCGGCCTATCCGAAGAAGCTGCCGATCGTGCTGATCGCGACGCTGGCGACGCTGCTGCTGTCGTCCGGCGTCGTCGTCACCGGCGAGCTCCTGCGCCAGACCGCGCCGCGCGCGGTGGCCGCATTCATCCCGGCGCAGACTCAGTCGCAAGCGCCGGTTCGCCGCGAACCCATTGTCGATCCGGTGGTAGAAGAGCCAGCGCCGCTCCAGCCGGCGATGACGGCCGATGCGGACGTCAGCGAATTCGCGGAGATTGAGCAGCTGGCCGAGAGGCTGCGCGTCGCGGGCGCTGGAGCGAAGAAGGTTGCCGTGCTCGGAACCGCGCCCGGCGAAGCCATCACGCTATCGACATTGACGCTTGCCCGCCAATTGGCGCGCGATGCCCGTGTCGTCGTGGTTGATCTTGCCGCATCCTCGCCGACGATTGCCGCCATCTCCGTTGATGCCTCGGCGCCTGGTCTTGCCGAGCTGATGCAGGGGGAGGCGTCGTTCGCGCAGGTCATTACCCGGGACAAGCTGTCCCGACTGCACCTTGTCATGGCCGGTCGTCCCGGCTTTGACCGCAGCCTGCTGCAGTCGCCGCGCGTGACGCTTGCGATCGACGCGCTGTTACGCGCCTATGATCACGTGCTGATCGACGCCGGTGGCGCCTCCGATTTGCCCGCTGAGCTCCTGACGGCGAATGCCCGCGCCGTCGTGGTGCCCGATGCATCGATGGACCCGGATGCCCGCGTGCTGATGTGCGAGCAGCTCAAGGCCGTCGGCTTCAGCGAGGTGACAATGCTGAGCAGGCCGGTGCAGCCGTCGGATGCCGGTGAGATGCTGCCGCGCGTGGTGGCGGCGTAG
- a CDS encoding MarR family transcriptional regulator, whose protein sequence is MRRSSAQGVLYGQTVANVAGIANSDLECMDILYLEGRVTAGRLAEVTGLTTGAITGVIDRLEKAGLVRRERDETDRRKVYIAVVPETAMKIGQLYVPMQQAMEKVFSAYSDEELRLLLRFANEGYKGVVAATAALKGLLDTPPEKRPDLKLKKRR, encoded by the coding sequence ATGCGGCGGTCATCCGCGCAGGGCGTGCTCTATGGGCAAACCGTTGCGAACGTGGCCGGAATTGCCAACTCCGACCTCGAATGCATGGACATCCTCTATCTCGAGGGACGTGTGACCGCGGGCCGGCTCGCCGAGGTCACGGGGCTGACGACCGGCGCCATCACCGGCGTGATCGACCGGCTCGAGAAGGCCGGGCTGGTGCGCCGCGAGCGGGACGAGACCGATCGCCGCAAGGTCTACATCGCGGTCGTGCCAGAGACGGCCATGAAGATCGGCCAGCTCTACGTGCCGATGCAGCAGGCGATGGAGAAGGTGTTTAGCGCCTATTCCGACGAGGAACTCCGGCTGCTCCTGCGCTTCGCCAATGAAGGCTACAAGGGCGTGGTCGCCGCAACCGCGGCGCTGAAGGGCCTGCTCGATACGCCGCCAGAGAAGCGTCCGGATCTCAAGCTGAAGAAGCGTCGTTAG
- a CDS encoding FAD-dependent monooxygenase, with protein sequence MSNRPRKALIIGAGIAGPVAAILLRRAGIESAIYEAWPYSKSIGGGLQIAPNGMHVLDEIGLADELISRGSIAESFDFYSQEGGKLGSMNRDMARRFGQPAVNVCRATLNEMLIDKAWCACVSLYFDKRLIKIEDRGDQPIIAYFADGTTAEGDFLIGADGVHSITRRQVVPDGPTPFNTGLIGFGGFVPHAVLGGRAIGRHVETTFGQSGFFGYGYCSPDPNDGVMWWSTQPARGMDAAMFRALDARTLKQHLRGFHHGWHDPIPAIIEAVENIVVTDTLDVATLPTWSRKRSLLIGDAAHATSPHAGQGASLALEDAMRLARLMQERQELTATFQAFEAERRPRAEKIVAIARRNGNNKREFSAAGAFIRNQMIKLLLPLGSKTMDFMYAYDARAA encoded by the coding sequence ATGTCCAATCGTCCCCGCAAGGCCCTGATCATCGGCGCCGGCATCGCCGGGCCCGTCGCCGCGATCCTGCTGCGCCGCGCCGGCATCGAATCCGCGATCTATGAAGCCTGGCCCTACTCCAAAAGCATCGGCGGTGGTCTCCAGATTGCGCCGAACGGCATGCATGTGCTGGACGAGATTGGGCTTGCGGACGAGCTGATCAGCCGCGGTTCGATCGCAGAGTCCTTCGACTTCTATTCGCAAGAAGGCGGCAAGCTCGGCTCGATGAACCGCGACATGGCGCGGCGCTTCGGCCAGCCCGCGGTCAATGTCTGCCGCGCCACGCTGAACGAGATGCTGATCGACAAGGCCTGGTGTGCCTGCGTCTCGCTCTATTTCGACAAGCGCCTGATCAAGATCGAGGATCGCGGCGACCAGCCGATCATCGCCTATTTCGCCGACGGCACCACTGCCGAGGGCGACTTCCTGATCGGCGCCGACGGCGTGCATTCAATCACGCGGCGCCAGGTCGTGCCGGACGGGCCAACGCCCTTCAATACCGGCCTGATCGGTTTCGGCGGGTTCGTACCCCACGCCGTCCTGGGCGGCCGGGCGATCGGCCGGCATGTCGAGACGACATTCGGGCAAAGCGGCTTCTTCGGCTACGGCTATTGCAGCCCGGATCCGAACGACGGCGTGATGTGGTGGAGCACGCAGCCCGCGCGCGGCATGGATGCCGCGATGTTCCGCGCACTCGACGCGCGAACGCTGAAGCAGCATCTGCGCGGCTTCCATCACGGCTGGCACGATCCGATCCCTGCCATCATCGAGGCGGTCGAGAACATCGTCGTGACCGACACGCTCGACGTCGCAACCTTGCCGACTTGGTCGCGCAAGCGCTCGCTGCTGATCGGCGATGCCGCGCATGCGACCAGCCCCCATGCCGGCCAGGGCGCCTCGCTTGCGTTGGAAGATGCCATGCGGCTGGCGCGGCTGATGCAGGAGCGCCAGGAACTGACCGCCACCTTCCAGGCCTTCGAGGCCGAGCGACGTCCCCGCGCCGAGAAGATCGTCGCGATCGCCCGCCGCAACGGCAACAACAAGCGCGAATTCAGCGCGGCCGGCGCCTTCATCCGCAATCAGATGATCAAATTGCTGCTGCCGCTGGGCTCGAAGACCATGGATTTCATGTACGCGTATGATGCGCGGGCGGCGTAA
- a CDS encoding glycosyltransferase family 4 protein, whose protein sequence is MPPSPDQPLRILHAVRAPVGGIFRHIIDLANGQVDRGHHVGILADSLTGGERADKALGEIAPRLKLGVHRLAIRREPSPEDFLVWLRMRRLIAMLKPDVMHGHGAKAGAFVRMRRRANDTIRIYTPHGGSLHYPLNTLKGEFYARLERTLMDATDLFLFESAFARDTYQRIVGTPKGVVHCVFNGVTPEEFEPVAIADDATDLAYVGEFRHIKGADLLIDAVARLHEGGKKVSLTLGGDGEETAALKAQVERLGLTSAIRFIGHVKARYGFSKGRLLVIPSRGDSMPYVVIEAGAAGIPMIAARVGGIPEIFGAESPALFAASNAEAMAEAIAAALDNPQATAQCASSLRKRISAHFSQRAMVDGVLAGYRDAFANY, encoded by the coding sequence ATGCCCCCTTCCCCCGACCAGCCGCTTCGCATTCTGCACGCCGTGCGCGCGCCGGTCGGCGGCATCTTCCGGCACATCATCGACCTCGCCAACGGCCAGGTCGATCGCGGCCATCACGTCGGGATTCTCGCTGACAGTCTCACCGGCGGCGAGCGTGCGGACAAGGCGCTGGGCGAGATTGCGCCGCGGCTGAAGCTCGGCGTGCATCGCCTCGCGATCCGCCGCGAACCCTCGCCGGAGGATTTCCTGGTGTGGCTGCGCATGCGCCGCCTGATCGCCATGCTCAAGCCCGACGTGATGCATGGCCACGGCGCCAAGGCCGGCGCTTTCGTCCGCATGCGACGCCGCGCGAACGACACGATCCGCATCTACACTCCGCACGGCGGCTCGCTGCACTACCCCCTCAACACCCTGAAGGGCGAGTTTTACGCGCGCCTCGAGCGCACGCTCATGGACGCGACGGATCTGTTCCTGTTCGAGAGCGCCTTTGCCCGCGACACCTATCAACGCATCGTTGGCACGCCCAAAGGCGTCGTACATTGCGTCTTCAACGGCGTGACCCCGGAAGAGTTCGAGCCCGTCGCCATCGCCGATGACGCCACCGACCTCGCTTATGTCGGCGAGTTCAGGCACATCAAGGGCGCGGATTTGCTGATCGACGCCGTGGCGCGGCTGCATGAAGGCGGCAAAAAGGTCTCGCTCACGCTCGGCGGTGACGGGGAGGAAACGGCGGCGCTGAAGGCGCAGGTCGAGAGGCTCGGCCTGACGAGCGCGATCCGTTTCATCGGCCACGTCAAGGCACGCTATGGATTCTCTAAGGGGCGGCTGCTGGTCATTCCCTCGCGCGGCGATTCCATGCCCTATGTCGTGATCGAGGCGGGTGCGGCCGGCATTCCCATGATCGCCGCGCGCGTCGGCGGCATCCCCGAGATTTTTGGCGCGGAGAGCCCGGCCCTGTTTGCAGCGAGCAACGCCGAAGCCATGGCCGAGGCGATCGCGGCCGCGCTCGACAATCCGCAGGCGACAGCGCAGTGCGCATCGTCCTTGCGCAAGCGCATCTCCGCGCATTTCTCCCAACGGGCGATGGTTGACGGCGTGCTCGCGGGCTACCGCGACGCATTTGCCAATTATTAA